A stretch of the Vitis riparia cultivar Riparia Gloire de Montpellier isolate 1030 chromosome 13, EGFV_Vit.rip_1.0, whole genome shotgun sequence genome encodes the following:
- the LOC117928709 gene encoding uncharacterized protein LOC117928709, with protein MESKKDSGGGSFFQMPLHYPRYTRKDYQDMPEWQLDTLLRQYGLSTHGDLAYKRDFAMGAFLWPDPTSTPNYHTSNHSTLLNKRV; from the coding sequence ATGGAGAGCAAGAAAGATAGCGGCGGTGGTAGCTTCTTCCAGATGCCTCTCCACTACCCCAGGTACACCAGAAAGGACTACCAGGACATGCCCGAGTGGCAGCTCGACACCCTCCTGCGCCAGTACGGCTTATCCACCCACGGTGACTTGGCTTACAAGAGAGACTTCGCTATGGGCGCCTTCCTCTGGCCTGATCCCACCTCCACTCCTAACTACCACACTTCCAACCACTCCACTCTTCTTAACAAGAGGGTTTAG